The genomic interval ctccagagggtggtgcagccTGCACAACACAGCACCGGGGACAAACTTGCAGTAGTTCTAACGTTACATTGTTATTATTTTATCAAGGAACAGCAACTTTGTGGCCTCATATGTCAAGTTGGCTTGCTACTTCGTTTCAACATGTCACTAATCATAGTTTAAAACCGTTAATCATAGATTTACTGATCCAGATTTAAAATTAAGTGGTGCAACACATCTCTGATGAATTATAAACCTACATTTACAAAACCTAGATTAGCTCTAATCCTAGATTAATTTAATCCATGTTGGTACAACCCACCCTTagacatagtgtccccatgagtgatagaacactgagccaatcacggcgcaacactCAGTATTTTCTGCTGGTTTATCCAGCCACCACAGAAAGCAccgagctaggctgaaacatgtTGGAGCTGCTTTacccaagaaaacaaaaaaagagaccatgcttgtatgcggctttattaactcaatgatatatatatttttttacattgtttgcaaactgatatgtgacacgtattaatgccaaaataagaTTCAAAACAGACAAGCACCCCAAATGAAAacgtttttgttgttgcaaaaaacatgaataaacagccctgaatgacgggtcacgACAGGGTATGGGATTTAATTAGCTAGTTCTATAcgatctctttctttctcatgcGCTTTATTTAGGGTTATATTCCACCGAAGTTGCATTACTTTTCAAAGTTTTGTACAATAATTGTGTAGTAGTAGACCACCAATACATTGGTTCATAAACCAAATATTTTGCGTTTTTTATAGAGGTTACCAAGTTAACAAGCTTTCTTATTTCGGGAAATGAAACCGAAAGTTCCTAGATATGATCTTCTGAAACGGAATTGGTTAGATCGGCATATATTGCTGGCATAATCTGACAGGAAGTTGCTATAACAAGTTTCAGCACTAATTTCTGATTTTAAATTAGCTCTTTAATTCTGAAGATGTCCAGATTGAATTACAAGGAGCGTTATGGTTGCCGACGGCTGTTAGAGATGATGACAAATGATGACATATCCTCACTTCGATTTACTATCACTAACAAAAAGAAGGATCTTTTCGAGAGCACATCAGGTAGGTTTCATCCTTCACtgaagctagaatccttagttgctacatccgtATTTGGATTTATACATTAATTCTATATACCCATtcatgaagaatataacttataaatgcctcatgggcGTAGTTAATCAGAAACCAAAGTACAAGCTTGTTTtactctgtttgtaaacaatgtaaacgtaaacaaacactatatagcctaaaAAAAACGATAATTTGATGTCATTATATCTTTGTCGTCTGACAACGAGtatgaaatatcggaccaatgcgcagcgtggtaagtgtccatgtaaaatgtattaactgaacacacaaaaacaaaataacgaAGTGAATGGACGacacaaaacagttctgcaaggtgacacacactaaacagaaaacaactacccacaagtcatagtgggaacacaggctatctaagtatggttctcaatcagagacaacgattgacagctgcctctgattgggaaccataccaggccaaaagcagaaatacaacacatagaacaaaaacattgaatgcccaccccaactcacgccctgaccaagctaaaacagagacctaaaaatggaactaaggtcaggatgtgacagtcATGGATGGTCAGTACTTGCATCCATAGATGCAATTTGTGATTGGTTATATTTCTCCGGGGTGTCTGATTTGTATTTGTTTCATTTAATGATTctagctttaaaaacacatttgtaTTAAAACATGTTAATACATTGTAATACAATTCATTAATTTAGCCTGCAATTGGTTTTAGAAAATGTGGATGAAATGTACTTTCTTAGCTCCATGTATTGaaggtagactcagcaatatCATCATAGCAGGGCGACTGTTTGCagacatcatcaacaacaacagaatTCACATACGTACCATTGCCAAGATTTCCAGACAGTTATTGTGTCCTACCTTGAGGCATACCCTATACTCACAGCACCAGATAAATCATGTTGTATGACTTTCAAACCATGGGTGTATTCAGAATGTGCCATGTTGTAAAAAAGTATTTCCATAATTTACCAATGAATATCCAGTGGTGGAGTGAAAAGCTTTATGTGTAATTGTGCTGCTCAGATATGTGATATCTCATTAGAGTCCTTTGGGTCATATTCTTATGTTACAGAATCAATTGATGCCATCCTTTCAAACACAGAGAATACAGAGTCATTCCTGAAACGCAGGAAAGTTCAACGTGACTTCATATTCAAATACCTGACGGAGGACGAGGGGGTTGTGATACCCAAAAACAGCAACAAAGACCAGCTGGTGAAGAAGGCCCTTGACGTCTGGACTATAGAGAAGGTATTTTTGGAGCAGATACATTTGGACACATAGGAAACTAAGAGGTGAGGTAAATAAACCTCTTTCCATTGTCTCTGTTATCTTCAGGTGCGTCCACAAGCGTATGAAGATGTCTCCTTCAGTGCTTTAAAAAGAGCAGCAGATTCTCAGATAGGAATGAGGTTTCCAACAGCACATGTCACCTCTCAACCTGTCTACTCTAAGCCGCACTACACATCCCAGGTAATAATAATATCAATCCTAATTCTGTGGCATGcagtataaaaaatattttgtattgtAGCGAACAAAGACATTTCACCTCAGTTCTTAGAAATGCCAAGCTTTGGCCAGAATATTTATTCCATTTTTTAAGAGAAATTTTCTTGTCTGTAGATGTTGGACCTTCAATGCCCAGCAGCTGAGACCAATCCAGGACCAGCTGTGACTATTGTGAGACAAATTGAGACTAGTTTGAGACCAATTGGTCTGAGAACAAGTGAGAGTGTCTCTGTTTCCTCTGAGGCGACATACAGTGCTGGCTTTGACCACCTGGCCTTGGCCAGACAGTTTTGTCAGTGGTTCTTCCAGCTTCTCAACAGTCTGAACCCCTGCCTGGGTCAGCCTCCTCAGGAGTGGGGACCACAACACTTCTGGGAGGATGTGAGGCTACGTCTTCTCTCCAGCGCCGGAGAGCAGTATACAGAAGAGTACGAAGGAGCAGCAATGACCAGCCTGCGTCTCCTGGCCCTGGCGAGGGACGAGAGGCTGCTATTGAGCCCCAACCTGGAGCCTGGTGGCCTGAAGGCCCTGTCCTCCCCCCACGGCCTGGTGCTGGTGGCTGTGGCAGGGaccatccacagagacagagaatgtgTCGGCATTTATGAGCAGGCGTTTGGCCTCATACGCTCCCCACTGGACCAGAACAAATGGAAGATCAAGTTCATGGTCTTGAAGGTGAGGGGCCAGGAGGCTCTCAGGGTGGGAGAGAACCTGCTGTCTCCAATATTAACATGGGATTCCAACGACCTGCAGCTCCTCTGTAGATGATGGGGGACCTGGTGTGATCGTCAGCAGGGGTCTTCAACCGAGGGTCCGCAGGTCTGGATCTTAACTATGGAGACATTTTAAATATGATTTAGCTTTATAAAATGGTACAGTAAATTAATTATCATGTAATGCTTCATAAGTTGCCTACTTCTAGGTTTACTCATTGTCAGAAAATGACTATTTAACTGTTCTCTAGTTTGGTACATTTTCCCCCCAGCTAATCAATCATGAGACTGTAATTGACCTCAGTAACCTCTGATCTATTTATTCTAATTATTTGTAGCCTTTATTTAGGAATGGAATCATTGAGACCAAAATCTATTTTTTTCAAGGGAGTCCTGCATAGATCCACCTTTTACATTCAATCTACAAAGTCCAAAAGCCGTGAAAACAAGGCCACCACTACCTTTTTAATTTGTGTTCTTTCACCCTCAATCTCTCTCCGTCGCgctgtcctctctcactctgtgtgggAGTGTAGCCCATAGGCCTGgctctgtgtgagagtgtagccCATAGACCTGgctctgtgtgagagtgtagccCATAGGCCTGgctctgtgtgagagtgtagccCATAGGCCTGgctctgtgtgagagtgtagccCATAGGCCTGGCTCTGTGTAGTAGGGTAGAGAATGCAGCAGTGACTCTGTGATTTTGGTTGGAAATGTTACATGTGGGTTATTTTTGCCATTCGCTTCAAAGGAACGGAGCTAGTTAATATCTGTCTCTGTAGGTCAGGGATCTGCACTTTACTGGGCCATATTTGTGGCAGAGGAAACCACCACGGCCATTGTTCTCTGGCTGTTCATCTCACAGAAAGAATAATAACAAGTTGCCCGCCTCCTGCCTTTATGGCACTTGGCTTCCCTCCGTTTAATAAGCGATTTGGCCCATGGAATGGCTCTGACGCAGAGCTTAAAAGATACCTTTCCAAACAACACATATTTGTTTCGTAAATACCCTACTTAGTATTTCCCACCACACTTTAGCTGAGACAGGTATTAAAGTTCTCTCTACTGCCCAATATTCTCAATATACCAGTATCAATTATTAGTCTTTAAAAAAGTGATTTGTTTTCATATATTACTTTTAGCCTTTTCTTGTTGGCATAAAAAAGTGTGCATTGATAAAAAGTCCATATCTTTTGAATGAGTTATCCACATTGCAATGTTTTGAaaggtttcctcattaccatacTAACATGACGTCATAATTTGTCCTGCTAGCAGAATTCTAGTCATCAAGTTGCTACGGAAAGTTTCAGCACCCATTTCTGATTTTAAATGAGCTCTTGGTAGTTTTGAAGATGGCAGGATTGAATTACTAGGAGAGTTATGGTTGCAGACAGCTGTTGGGGATAATGACAATGCATGACATATCCTCACTTTACTGTCACTAACAAAAATATGGATATTTTTCGAGAGCACATAAGGCAGGGTCAGTTGTCAAGCTTAGGTTTTTTCTTGGTCATTAAAGCTGGAGTCCTTAGTATCTGTATCCATTTTTGATTTATAAATGAATTTTGTCCATTGTTGAAGAATAtaacgcaggtagcctagtggttagagtgttgggccagtaaccggaaggttgctgggttgaatcccgagctgacaaggtaagaatctgtccTTCTACCTCCGAGAAgggaacccactgttccccaggcaccgtggatgtcgattaaggcagccccccgcacctctgattcagaggggttgagttgacatatttcagttgaatacattcagttggacaactgactaggttgccCTTCCCcaccagaacccaaaatataatcttattttactccaatgtttataAACACAAACAAATACTCTATAGCCTCAACGTGGTTAACAACTATAATTTTGATGTCATGGGTGGTCAGTCTTTGTATCCATAgctctctatgaatttgagagtgggtTTGAGGACCTTTTTACTGATGATTGTGTTTTGCTTTTCATGTATTGACGTGCATATTGATGTCtattattgatgtgtatagtgtgtgttgatgtgtatgCAGGTCTCATCTGTAAAATAGACCTTGTTCTCAGCATGACTTCTTGTCGAAATAAAGGTTGAATCAAAACAAGTAAATGATGAGAGGCTGTATAGTGGAACCTCGTCCTTTCTCATACACTTTCTGCCAAACTGGTGAAACCGAAGTTTATTCTTTAGATATAGTAAAACGTATCCTGTGTCTGTTTATAACGTGGGTTGCGGTTTCATGATGGTGTAATATATATGAAATAGTATAACGTTATATACCGGATAATTATGTCCGAATATTTGAAATTACTTAATGTCATCCTGAAAGAATGATACCGATCTTTGTTCCCCTTTCTGACTTTCAGAGTGACAAAGTCCCAACGTTCCACAAGGGGGCAGGCATGCTACATCAAGGAGAATTTATATTTTGATCCTCAGCCAAATCGAATGCTTTTAAAGCGATTACGTGGGGAAAGTAATCAATTCCTAAGCACAGCCTGGGCTACTTTATGTACGCTGGCAGTGTCTTGTAGCCTAGGTCGTGAACAAAACAGTAAATTTGAGAGTTTACCGTGAATTGTCTGCCATTAAATTAATATGGTTGTAAACTATTGCCTTTCAAAGGTATGAAAACACATATTTGGAAACACATATTTGACTAGTTATTGAAGTGCCAGTGAAGTGGATTTATGTTGTAGAACTATAATCAATCAATAGGCAATAATATTTCTCTTCAACGTTGAGTAATAAATCACATTAAGAGGTAAATTCAATCAAAGTTTTTTCAATGTGATTGCCGTCTCCGAAGTGCTACTCATTCAGAGCTTTTCCAACATATACAAGCTTTGACAAACTATTGTTGAGAAGACTTGTATAAAAAATATAACAAACTTGTATAGGAAAAATGGGGGTTAGGGTGATGGTCAACTAGATTCTGGGCAAGGCCACTATAGATTGACATCATGTCaccttctctcttcctttcttcccTTTATGTTAGCTAAATAAATGCATCTATTTACAGCTGACATACTTTTCCTGTTTCCGGGTAAATTGATGTGGACTAGATAGGCAGATATCAGAGTTTCTAACAGTGCTCTGTGCTTCGGCCCGGTGTAGATTTACACTCACATGATTAGCTCACATAAACACTGGAAACCTTAGGACGCGGGGGAGTGCACAGGATCCCAGGAAACAAACAGGCGAATAGTGAGAGGATCCCGTTGCTGTGACGGTTTAGTTTAGCATCAATTAACCCAAACAACAACCAGAACACTTTCTACAGGAAAATAACTGTATTTATAAAAGGGGAAAATACATGGAGAAATGCACCTAAATACATTAAGCTAACATGGAGGTTTCAATCAGAAGAGGTTCAAATAAACCAGGAAACAATCACTGCTCTCCATCATCCTATACAGTGGTTGAATTGGGGTGGGTGGGACTGGTGCTTTGAACCAGTAACTCAGATTTTCTACTGCTTGAATGCCAGCTCAAAATTGGTTAATCCACAATACATATCAGGGAGTATTAGTGTACAACTTTATTTTTCAAACACACAGCCCTATAGAACATACAGCCCCATCCCACCATTTCCTCCATACTGCAGTGTTCCTCTCTGATAGCCAGGCCTTCACCACGTAGAGCAGGGCCCTGACGGTTCTCTCAGCTTGGCTCTAAATAGAGATGATCACGTTATCAGAGCGTTGCCAGGAGGTTGTCAGCTTGCGTTGGGCCTGCTGGCCATCCTGAACAGAGCGGCCGGTTGGCGGATGTGTGTTGGTGCCAGCCTCCCAGCACCCGTCCTCCAGGACATCTGCCTGCCCACGCTGCATCTTAATCCccatctctctcagcctctccctccagccctcaGCCCACTGCTCGCCGGTTTGTATTAATTGCCCTTGCCTCGCTCGCTGTTTGCTTCTGATTACACTCATTAATTTCAATTCCCAGGGAACCCAGCCGccgatttacacacacacacacaaacacacacacacacacacactatgacatCAGTGCCTGGACATTTGGATGCTATTAATTGTTATTAATAGCAGCAATGTTCGCTCCCCGCTTCTCTCTGTCTGAAAGTAGACTGCCAGTGTGAAGGGTGAAGATGGATACTGACCCTATGACCTTATGTTCCTATGCCCATAGCCCAGCCTCCAGATACCCAGGAGGTGGCTCAGATCTGGACCCATGCTTAATCTTGAGAATTAATCAatatcctgtataactactgctgtacacactttTCTACTCACAAACTGTCAATACTTCCTTAGAAaataaggtgctatctagaacctaaagggGTTTTTCATCTGTCCTCATAGGTGAACCCTTTAAAGAaacctttttagttccaggtagaacccctttgagttccatgtagaaccctttccacagaggcttctacatggaacccaaaataaatctacctgtaaccaaaaaggattttacctggaaccaaaaagggttatcctattgggacacctgaagaacccttttggaaccctttttgaAGAGTGTACTGTCTATAGACACCATtcacatacacatatatttaGATTCCGGACCCTGgaagctcatttcctgcaattctgtcAATTTTCCCATGGGCTTTGTACTGCATATTTGAATACTGTATTCTTGACAGCTGTCTAATATTTTTGCTACTGTACATTGTATTTTAGTTACACTGTTTATACACCACTTATTTATAGGTATACTGGATTTTTGAC from Oncorhynchus kisutch isolate 150728-3 linkage group LG26, Okis_V2, whole genome shotgun sequence carries:
- the LOC109870673 gene encoding uncharacterized protein C3orf38 homolog, whose product is MSRLNYKERYGCRRLLEMMTNDDISSLRFTITNKKKDLFESTSESIDAILSNTENTESFLKRRKVQRDFIFKYLTEDEGVVIPKNSNKDQLVKKALDVWTIEKVRPQAYEDVSFSALKRAADSQIGMRFPTAHVTSQPVYSKPHYTSQMLDLQCPAAETNPGPAVTIVRQIETSLRPIGLRTSESVSVSSEATYSAGFDHLALARQFCQWFFQLLNSLNPCLGQPPQEWGPQHFWEDVRLRLLSSAGEQYTEEYEGAAMTSLRLLALARDERLLLSPNLEPGGLKALSSPHGLVLVAVAGTIHRDRECVGIYEQAFGLIRSPLDQNKWKIKFMVLKVRGQEALRVGENLLSPILTWDSNDLQLLCR